The proteins below come from a single Dermatophilaceae bacterium Soc4.6 genomic window:
- a CDS encoding rhomboid family intramembrane serine protease, translating into MSQPPSPEQTTIPTSVCPRHPDREAYVRCQRCGRPACPECQRPAAVGIQCVDCVREAARATPTVATVFGGRAGSNPGVVTKAIIGICVAVYVFQLTVPSVTNDFAFVPRRAASEPWRFVTSAFLHSPTSFLHIAFNMLLLWQVGPYLEGLLGRARFIALYLLSAVGGSAGYLLLAFVPTADGLPWWAASWWGGAVGASGAVFGLFAALLVLNRHLGRSTAGIGFTIVANGVLGFVVPGIAWQAHLGGLLTGAALAAAVTALRSPARRRLQWPAFAVVAVVLVVLSVVKIASVPAIPS; encoded by the coding sequence ATGAGCCAGCCCCCGTCGCCCGAGCAGACGACGATCCCGACGTCGGTGTGCCCGCGTCACCCCGACCGCGAGGCTTACGTGCGGTGCCAGCGGTGCGGCCGCCCTGCCTGCCCCGAGTGCCAGCGGCCCGCGGCGGTCGGCATCCAGTGCGTCGACTGCGTGCGCGAGGCGGCGCGCGCCACCCCGACCGTGGCGACCGTCTTCGGGGGCCGCGCGGGCAGCAACCCCGGAGTCGTCACCAAGGCGATCATCGGGATCTGCGTGGCGGTCTACGTGTTCCAGCTGACCGTGCCGTCAGTGACCAACGACTTCGCCTTCGTGCCCCGCCGCGCGGCCAGCGAGCCGTGGCGCTTCGTCACGTCGGCCTTCCTGCACAGCCCGACGAGCTTCCTGCACATCGCCTTCAACATGCTGTTGCTGTGGCAGGTCGGGCCCTACCTCGAGGGCCTGCTGGGGCGGGCGCGCTTCATCGCGCTCTATCTACTGAGCGCGGTCGGTGGCTCGGCCGGCTACCTCCTGCTCGCGTTCGTGCCCACCGCTGACGGGCTGCCATGGTGGGCGGCCTCGTGGTGGGGGGGCGCGGTCGGCGCGTCGGGTGCCGTCTTCGGCCTCTTCGCCGCGCTCCTGGTGCTCAACCGCCACCTCGGCCGCTCGACCGCGGGCATCGGCTTCACCATCGTCGCCAACGGTGTCCTCGGCTTTGTGGTGCCGGGCATCGCCTGGCAGGCCCACCTCGGTGGCCTGCTCACCGGGGCGGCCCTCGCCGCGGCGGTCACCGCGCTGCGGTCGCCCGCCCGGCGCCGACTCCAGTGGCCGGCCTTCGCTGTCGTGGCCGTTGTGCTGGTGGTGCTCAGCGTCGTCAAGATCGCGTCGGTGCCGGCCATCCCGAGCTGA
- a CDS encoding DUF881 domain-containing protein, translated as MGSSPSIRLPRRTGWALVVPLVALAAGLLFATSFQTAQGTDLRSAGRNLPDLVRSGNRAVELKEATSAQLQAQVDQLTRAASPGSAQVRQLTLAADAAGSRAGTQPVHGPALTVSLDDAHRRADTLPKPYGPDDIVVHQQDVQGVVNALWRGGAEAMTIQGQRVVATSAVRCVGNTLILQGRVYSPPYVVAAIGPLDGMRAALGDDPQVQILREWVAAVGLGYVVTDQQDATFPAYSGLVQQQRARVTSSP; from the coding sequence TTGGGTTCGTCGCCCTCGATCCGGTTGCCCCGTCGCACGGGCTGGGCCCTCGTCGTGCCCCTCGTGGCCCTTGCGGCCGGCCTGCTCTTCGCCACCAGCTTCCAGACCGCCCAGGGCACCGACCTGCGCTCGGCCGGTCGCAACCTGCCCGACCTCGTGCGCTCCGGCAACCGGGCGGTCGAGCTGAAGGAGGCGACCTCGGCCCAGCTGCAGGCGCAGGTCGACCAGCTGACCCGGGCCGCGTCGCCGGGCTCGGCGCAGGTGCGCCAGCTCACCCTGGCCGCCGACGCCGCGGGGTCGCGGGCCGGCACGCAGCCGGTGCACGGCCCGGCCCTCACGGTCAGCCTCGATGACGCGCACCGCAGAGCCGACACCCTGCCGAAGCCCTACGGGCCCGACGACATCGTCGTGCACCAGCAGGACGTGCAGGGGGTGGTCAACGCGCTGTGGCGCGGGGGCGCCGAGGCGATGACCATCCAGGGCCAGCGGGTGGTCGCGACCTCGGCCGTGCGCTGCGTCGGCAACACCCTGATCCTGCAGGGCCGCGTCTACTCCCCTCCCTACGTCGTGGCGGCGATCGGCCCGCTCGACGGCATGCGCGCAGCCCTCGGCGACGACCCGCAGGTGCAGATCCTGCGGGAGTGGGTGGCGGCGGTCGGCCTCGGCTACGTCGTCACCGACCAGCAGGACGCGACCTTCCCCGCCTACTCGGGCCTGGTGCAGCAGCAGCGGGCCAGGGTGACGTCGTCCCCCTGA
- a CDS encoding aminodeoxychorismate/anthranilate synthase component II encodes MTRILVVDNYDSFVFTIVGYLQQLGAECDVVRNDACSPADGADYDGVLVSPGPGTPEEAGVSMAMIEACAGRAQPMLGVCLGHQALGVVMGATVGRAPELLHGKTSKVHHDGTGVLEGLASPFTATRYHSLTIDPPTLPATLLANGHTDSGLIMAVRHETLPLHGVQFHPESVLTVGGHRLLAGWLAMCGSDEAVGRSVGLSPLVHDAEAVARLVAG; translated from the coding sequence GTGACCCGCATCCTCGTCGTCGACAACTACGACAGCTTCGTCTTCACCATCGTCGGCTACCTGCAGCAGCTCGGCGCCGAGTGCGACGTCGTGCGCAACGACGCCTGCTCCCCCGCCGACGGGGCCGACTACGACGGCGTGCTCGTCTCGCCGGGCCCCGGCACCCCCGAGGAGGCCGGCGTCTCGATGGCCATGATCGAGGCCTGCGCCGGGCGGGCCCAGCCGATGCTCGGCGTGTGTCTCGGCCACCAGGCCCTCGGGGTGGTCATGGGCGCCACCGTCGGCCGGGCGCCGGAGCTGCTCCACGGCAAGACCTCGAAGGTGCACCACGACGGCACCGGGGTGCTCGAAGGCCTGGCCAGCCCCTTCACCGCCACCCGATACCACTCGCTGACCATCGACCCGCCGACCCTGCCCGCCACCCTGCTGGCCAACGGCCACACCGACTCCGGCCTCATCATGGCCGTGCGCCACGAGACCCTGCCCCTGCACGGGGTGCAGTTCCACCCCGAGAGCGTGCTCACGGTCGGCGGTCACCGCCTGCTCGCCGGCTGGCTGGCCATGTGCGGCTCGGACGAGGCCGTCGGCCGTTCTGTGGGGCTCAGCCCGCTGGTCCACGACGCCGAGGCGGTCGCGCGGCTCGTCGCCGGCTGA
- the pknB gene encoding Stk1 family PASTA domain-containing Ser/Thr kinase, giving the protein MTAPRLLGNRYEVGELIGRGGMADVHRGVDTRLERPVAIKILRTDLARDPTFLARFRREAQSAAGLNHPSIVAIFDSGEDVGSAEQGNDGVPLPYIVMEVVDGETLRERLERDGPLPARDAGSLVEGVLSALDYSHRMGIVHRDIKPANVMVTRAGQVKVMDYGIARAVADSQATMTQTQAVIGTAQYLSPEQAQGQPVDARTDLYSTGCLLYELVAGRPPFLGDSPVSVAYQHVREPAQPPSIHVAGVPAAYDTVTLHALVKDRERRYQSATEFRTDLIAVRAGRPVSAAAAGSAAAALASGGETSLMEVPVIATSQTSPAGATTRVVARTDPGGAGGLGADTAQGPADPRSLDTSGLPTVGRELPPGPRRRRGGVALVLTVVGVVALLLSLLAVRALIQQNATPDQVAVPTVTGQSLAAAQSLLVARNLTPEVNNVTNETVASGQVIGSSPAAGTKVEVGSPVRLDVSTGPGQASVPDVAGKTQEEATAALQTAGLRVTTVRPVDLPDQAKGKVVATEPSVGTVVSRTQGITLDIATGKVVVPDLAGKHFSVAQATLSGFGLVMTITAAESDQLEGTVLSQTPPSGSVVDTGTKVALTVAKRRAPTPSTTTVTVTPTTPPRTATPTTTPPTTTRTKKPKP; this is encoded by the coding sequence GTGACGGCGCCCCGCCTGCTCGGCAACCGCTACGAGGTGGGTGAGCTCATCGGTCGCGGCGGGATGGCCGACGTCCACCGGGGGGTCGACACCCGGCTCGAGCGGCCCGTGGCGATCAAGATCCTGCGCACCGACCTGGCGCGCGACCCCACCTTCCTGGCCCGCTTCCGACGCGAGGCGCAGTCAGCCGCAGGGCTCAACCACCCCTCGATCGTGGCGATCTTCGACTCCGGCGAGGACGTCGGGTCGGCCGAGCAGGGCAACGACGGGGTGCCGCTGCCCTACATCGTCATGGAGGTCGTCGACGGCGAGACGCTGCGCGAGCGGCTCGAGCGAGACGGCCCGCTACCGGCCCGCGACGCCGGGAGCCTGGTCGAGGGGGTGCTGTCGGCGCTCGACTACAGCCACCGCATGGGCATCGTGCACCGCGACATCAAGCCGGCCAACGTGATGGTGACCAGGGCAGGCCAGGTCAAGGTCATGGACTACGGCATCGCCCGGGCGGTCGCCGACAGCCAGGCCACGATGACCCAGACGCAGGCGGTCATCGGCACCGCGCAGTATCTCTCTCCCGAGCAGGCGCAGGGCCAGCCGGTCGACGCCCGCACCGATCTCTACTCCACCGGCTGCCTGCTCTACGAGCTGGTCGCGGGGCGGCCCCCCTTCCTCGGTGACTCACCGGTGTCGGTGGCCTACCAGCACGTGCGCGAGCCGGCCCAGCCGCCGTCGATCCACGTGGCCGGCGTGCCCGCGGCCTACGACACGGTGACGCTGCACGCCCTGGTCAAGGACCGCGAGCGGCGCTACCAGAGCGCCACCGAGTTCCGCACCGACCTGATCGCCGTGCGGGCGGGCCGACCGGTCAGCGCCGCAGCGGCCGGGTCGGCCGCCGCCGCCCTCGCCTCGGGTGGGGAGACCTCGCTGATGGAGGTCCCCGTCATCGCCACCTCACAGACCAGCCCGGCGGGGGCGACCACCCGGGTGGTCGCCCGCACCGACCCGGGCGGTGCCGGCGGCCTCGGCGCAGACACGGCGCAGGGCCCGGCCGACCCCCGCTCGCTCGACACCTCAGGCCTGCCCACCGTCGGCCGCGAGCTGCCTCCTGGGCCACGCCGGCGTCGCGGTGGGGTCGCGCTGGTGCTCACCGTGGTCGGTGTCGTCGCGCTGCTGCTCTCGCTGCTCGCCGTCCGTGCCCTCATCCAGCAGAACGCGACCCCCGACCAGGTGGCCGTGCCCACCGTCACCGGGCAGAGCCTGGCTGCCGCCCAGTCGCTGCTGGTCGCGCGCAACCTGACCCCCGAGGTCAACAACGTCACCAACGAGACGGTGGCCTCGGGGCAGGTCATCGGGTCGAGCCCGGCAGCCGGCACGAAGGTCGAGGTGGGCTCACCGGTGCGGCTCGACGTCTCGACCGGGCCGGGTCAGGCGAGCGTGCCCGACGTCGCGGGCAAGACCCAGGAGGAGGCGACGGCAGCGCTGCAGACGGCGGGGCTGCGGGTGACCACGGTCCGGCCGGTCGACCTGCCCGACCAGGCGAAGGGCAAGGTCGTCGCGACCGAGCCCTCGGTCGGCACCGTCGTCAGCCGCACCCAGGGCATCACGCTCGACATCGCCACCGGCAAGGTCGTCGTGCCCGACCTCGCGGGCAAGCACTTCTCCGTCGCCCAGGCGACCCTGTCGGGATTCGGCCTCGTCATGACCATCACCGCGGCCGAGAGCGACCAGCTCGAGGGGACGGTGCTGTCGCAGACCCCCCCGAGCGGCTCGGTCGTCGACACCGGCACGAAGGTCGCCCTGACCGTCGCCAAGCGCCGGGCGCCGACGCCGTCGACGACGACCGTCACCGTCACGCCGACGACGCCACCCAGGACGGCGACGCCGACCACGACGCCGCCGACCACGACCCGCACCAAGAAGCCCAAGCCCTGA
- a CDS encoding cell division protein CrgA, whose product MPESKGRAKPSSPAPTRATKAPAPNPDWWVPVMVTLLLLGLAWIVTFYISQGAWPVAKFGYYNLVAGFALLIGGFSMAMRWR is encoded by the coding sequence GTGCCCGAGTCCAAAGGCCGCGCCAAGCCGTCGTCCCCCGCCCCCACCCGGGCCACCAAGGCCCCGGCCCCCAACCCCGACTGGTGGGTGCCGGTCATGGTGACGCTCCTGCTCCTGGGGCTCGCGTGGATCGTGACGTTCTACATCTCGCAGGGCGCCTGGCCGGTTGCGAAGTTCGGCTACTACAACCTCGTCGCCGGCTTCGCCCTGCTCATCGGTGGCTTCAGCATGGCCATGCGATGGCGCTGA